One bacterium genomic window, ATTAAAAAAATTGAAATTAATAGAAACTAATAGAAATTTATGGAAATTTGTTGTTTTCCACAATCAATTTCTACCTATTTCTATAAATTTCAATCTATTTCTATTATCTTATCTCCATATCACTCTTATCTCCTTATCCCCTTTCTTACACTTTTGATATATAGCCTGAACGGTTACGAAATCTTGTGGTTAGAAAATGGACTGTGAATGTTTACAAATGTATATCCGAAACAAATCATAGGGAAAACGATAAAATGAACCGTCCCCAGATTTTTAATTTTTCCTCCCTCGCTGGCGGGGAGATTGTTTGATAGATTATCCTGACAGAGCACTCCATAAATCCATCTTAAGTTGGGATATGGATTGAAATAATATCCCGTTCATCCCAATTTTACTTGCCGAGGCAATATGTTCTTTTATATCATCGATATAAATACATTTTTCTGCCTCAACATTTGCCCTTTTTAACGCTTCATAAAATATCTCTTTAGCTGGTTTGCTAAATCCTACCTGATATGATAAAATATACTCATCTATAAAATTTAAGACATCAAATTTAGCCATAGCGAATTCAAAGTGTATTTCGTTGGTATTTGACAATAAAAAGAGTTTATATCTACCTCTAAGACTCAATAATATCTCTTCAATCCCTTCATTTAGCCAGAAAATATCTTGCCAGATTTGTTTAAACCCTGTCAAGGAAATATTTAATTTAAGTCTATTTGATACCTTTTTAAAAAAATCCCTTGTTGAAATCTTTCCTTCATCATACAATCGCTCTAATCCAGAGGTAAATATTATCTCATAAACTTGTTGTGGTGAAAATCTGGATATTTGAGATAATTTTCTACAGATGATATTATGGTCAAAATTTAAGATGACATTGCCTAAGTCAAAGATTATTAATTTAATCATAGTTGTAATGTAACTATTCAGCCACAGATGGACACGGATGAAACACTGAAAATTCGGGACGGTTCCTTTTATCGTTTTTCCTATGATTTTTGTTGGAAATTGGAAATTAGAAATTGGGCTTTTGTCTCTCTCCCTAATTTCCAATTTCTAATTTCAATCCGCAAGCTTTCAAACAAAAGTGAACCGTCCCTAAAATTCGTAATCCGTGTCCGTAATTAGGCTAAAGGTTTTTCCGCCTGTTGTCCTCTGCCTTCTGCCCTCTGCCCTCTGCCTTCTGCCCTCTGTATTTATCCGTGCTAATCCGTGTTAATCAGTGGCTGAATAGTTACGACTAAAGTAAATATTTTATCCACTTCTTCTAAACTATTTACGACCAAATCGGCACAAGAGAAATCCAGTCCTTGAGTAAACTGGTTTGGAACAGCGATACATTTCATTTTAGCCGCTTTTGCTGACATTACACCTGTTAGTGCATCTTCTAACACCAGGCACTCTTGCGGACTAATGTTTAATTTTTCTGCGGCTAATAAGTAAATATCAGGATTTGGCTTACCGTATTTGACCTCTTCTCCAGAAACAATTACTTCAAACTGCTCAACGATGCCTAATTTATTAACAATCAATTCAATAAATCGTCTTTTGGAAGATGAGGCAATGGCTTTCCTTATTCCGATTTCATTTAATAGATGAAGGAGCTTAAAAAATCCAGGCATAGGTTTTATATTTTGTGCCAGAAGTCTTGTATAAATCTCTTCTCGCTCTTCTAAAAGCTTTATTGCTGGTTCCTCCAATTCAAGTTCTTCTTTGAATATCGTTAAACTTTCAATCGGGAGTCTTCCCATCAATTTTTGTTTAAGCGGTAGGGTAAAGCATTTACCTCTTTTTGCGGCTACCTGTTTCATTGC contains:
- a CDS encoding HAD family phosphatase, translating into MEIRERDKSPISNFQFPTKIIGKTIKGTVPNFQCFIRVHLWLNSYITTMIKLIIFDLGNVILNFDHNIICRKLSQISRFSPQQVYEIIFTSGLERLYDEGKISTRDFFKKVSNRLKLNISLTGFKQIWQDIFWLNEGIEEILLSLRGRYKLFLLSNTNEIHFEFAMAKFDVLNFIDEYILSYQVGFSKPAKEIFYEALKRANVEAEKCIYIDDIKEHIASASKIGMNGILFQSISQLKMDLWSALSG
- a CDS encoding HAD family phosphatase, yielding MKRNYSIKAVIFDMDGLMVDTEPLYSEAMKQVAAKRGKCFTLPLKQKLMGRLPIESLTIFKEELELEEPAIKLLEEREEIYTRLLAQNIKPMPGFFKLLHLLNEIGIRKAIASSSKRRFIELIVNKLGIVEQFEVIVSGEEVKYGKPNPDIYLLAAEKLNISPQECLVLEDALTGVMSAKAAKMKCIAVPNQFTQGLDFSCADLVVNSLEEVDKIFTLVVTIQPLINTD